One Planctomycetota bacterium genomic region harbors:
- a CDS encoding sulfatase codes for MRAGWWLVISLLLATAVATVANAADGKRPDVLVILTDDMRPDALGVVQREQGDRALFPWFQTPHLDRLAAEGCRFANAFVTTSLCSPSRASLISGRYAHRHGVRDNFTDYPAALPGYPRRLQEAGYETAYIGKWHMGENDDQRRPGFDFWMSHKGQGAYHDNEFNVDGERRVIPGYYTTVVTDAALDWLARPHDKPWLLVVGHKAPHGGPIVPEERYAHAFDDHPVVKPASAESYRAADGKPEWLERSYPTWHGLGGPLYGQQEYGKFVRVYLGCIASVDDSVGRIIERLRDTGRLDDTVVIFTSDNGFALGEHGRVDKRTAYEESIRVPLLVRYPRRARPGSVVRSMVLSLDLAPSILDLCGLPPLPDADGRSWAPLLAGDASGWRTSFLYHYDYERQFPFTPNVRAVRTADWKYIRYPHGDGGPDRHAAELYDLRTDPLEMRNLAADPAHAADVARLAAELVRLQERHGALPDRLPLDEGIRNELPKF; via the coding sequence ATGCGAGCGGGCTGGTGGCTGGTGATATCGCTCCTGCTCGCGACAGCCGTGGCGACCGTCGCCAACGCGGCCGACGGGAAGCGCCCCGATGTCCTGGTGATCCTCACCGACGACATGCGCCCCGACGCGCTGGGCGTCGTGCAGCGCGAGCAGGGGGATCGCGCGCTGTTCCCCTGGTTCCAGACGCCCCACCTCGACCGGCTCGCCGCCGAGGGCTGCCGGTTCGCCAACGCCTTCGTGACCACGTCGCTCTGCTCGCCGAGCCGGGCCTCGCTGATCTCCGGCCGCTACGCCCACCGCCACGGCGTGCGCGACAACTTCACCGACTACCCCGCCGCCCTGCCGGGCTACCCGCGCCGCCTCCAGGAGGCGGGCTACGAGACGGCGTACATCGGTAAGTGGCACATGGGGGAAAACGACGACCAGCGCCGCCCCGGGTTCGACTTCTGGATGAGCCACAAGGGCCAGGGTGCCTACCACGACAACGAATTCAACGTGGACGGCGAGCGGCGCGTGATCCCCGGGTATTACACGACCGTGGTCACCGACGCGGCGCTCGACTGGCTCGCCCGGCCCCATGACAAGCCCTGGCTCCTCGTCGTCGGCCACAAGGCGCCCCACGGTGGGCCGATCGTCCCCGAGGAACGCTACGCCCACGCCTTCGACGACCACCCCGTCGTCAAGCCGGCGAGCGCCGAGAGCTACCGGGCGGCCGACGGCAAGCCGGAGTGGCTCGAGCGCTCCTACCCCACCTGGCACGGCCTCGGCGGGCCGCTCTACGGCCAGCAGGAGTACGGAAAGTTCGTCCGCGTTTACCTCGGTTGCATCGCCTCGGTCGACGACAGCGTCGGCCGGATCATCGAGCGGCTGCGCGACACCGGCCGGCTCGACGACACGGTCGTGATCTTCACCAGCGACAACGGCTTCGCCCTCGGCGAGCACGGCCGCGTCGACAAGCGCACCGCCTACGAGGAGAGCATCCGCGTGCCGCTGCTCGTCCGCTATCCGCGCCGCGCTCGCCCCGGCAGCGTGGTCCGGTCGATGGTCCTGTCGCTCGATCTCGCCCCGAGCATCCTCGACCTGTGCGGGCTCCCTCCCCTCCCCGATGCCGACGGCCGCTCGTGGGCGCCGTTGCTCGCCGGCGACGCCAGCGGCTGGCGGACGTCGTTCCTCTACCACTACGACTACGAGCGGCAGTTTCCCTTCACCCCCAACGTCCGCGCGGTGCGCACGGCCGACTGGAAATACATCCGCTACCCGCACGGCGACGGCGGCCCCGACCGCCACGCCGCCGAGCTCTACGACCTTCGCACCGACCCGCTCGAGATGCGAAACCTCGCCGCCGATCCGGCCCACGCAGCCGACGTCGCCCGGCTCGCCGCCGAGCTCGTGCGGCTCCAGGAGCGCCACGGTGCCCTGCCCGACCGGCTCCCGCTCGACGAGGGGATTCGAAACGAGCTGCCGAAGTTCTGA